A window of Vicinamibacteria bacterium contains these coding sequences:
- a CDS encoding aminotransferase class V-fold PLP-dependent enzyme, translating into MADEGREPAVEDLGRWRAEFPILERSVYMISNSLGAMPRGAADGLAKYAETWATRGIRAWEETWWELAGQVGNKVAGIIGAPQASVSMHENVTTAETVVLSCLRPEGHRRKIVCLEMDFPSLIYLYRAHEPLGFEVALVPCEPDLTTSVERLLQAIDESTLLVALSHVLFRSSYIMDVLPIVRRAHAVGARVVLDTYQSAGIIPVDVTALNVDFAVGGCLKWLCGGPGNAFLYTRPDLMGALVPRFTGWVGHRDPFAFDTGPMTPRVDALRMMNGTPSIPAYYAAIAGLDIVREIGVERIRAKSKKMTTHLFDLIDRNGFSSTASRYPERLAGTVALTVPDAKYVARTLKALDFLVDYRVGSGIRISPHFYNTFEELDRLIAEVVRIVKTKDYDMTAPFTSLVT; encoded by the coding sequence GTGGCGGACGAGGGAAGGGAGCCGGCGGTGGAAGACCTGGGGCGATGGCGAGCGGAGTTCCCGATCCTGGAGCGATCGGTTTACATGATCAGCAACTCTCTAGGTGCCATGCCCCGGGGCGCGGCCGACGGCCTTGCCAAGTACGCCGAGACCTGGGCCACGCGCGGCATCCGGGCCTGGGAAGAGACGTGGTGGGAGCTGGCCGGGCAGGTCGGCAACAAGGTGGCCGGAATCATCGGAGCTCCGCAAGCGTCCGTCAGCATGCACGAGAACGTGACCACGGCCGAGACGGTGGTGCTCTCCTGCTTACGGCCGGAAGGCCATCGCCGGAAGATCGTGTGCTTGGAGATGGACTTCCCTTCCCTCATTTACCTCTACCGTGCCCACGAGCCCTTGGGCTTCGAGGTCGCACTCGTGCCCTGCGAGCCCGATCTCACGACCTCCGTGGAGCGCCTGCTGCAGGCAATCGACGAGTCTACGCTCTTGGTCGCGCTCTCCCATGTGCTCTTCCGGAGCTCCTACATCATGGACGTGCTGCCGATCGTCAGGCGAGCGCACGCGGTGGGAGCGAGAGTCGTTCTCGATACTTACCAGTCGGCCGGCATCATCCCGGTGGACGTGACCGCGCTGAACGTGGACTTCGCGGTCGGAGGTTGCCTCAAGTGGCTGTGCGGCGGTCCGGGCAACGCGTTCCTCTACACAAGGCCGGATCTCATGGGGGCTCTCGTCCCGCGGTTCACGGGCTGGGTGGGTCATCGTGATCCCTTCGCCTTCGACACCGGACCCATGACGCCGAGGGTCGACGCGCTCCGGATGATGAACGGCACCCCCTCGATCCCGGCCTATTACGCGGCCATTGCCGGCCTCGACATCGTGCGGGAGATCGGGGTCGAGCGTATCCGCGCGAAGTCAAAGAAGATGACGACTCATCTCTTCGACCTGATCGACAGAAACGGCTTCAGCTCCACGGCGTCCCGCTATCCGGAGCGGTTGGCGGGCACGGTGGCCCTAACGGTGCCCGACGCGAAATACGTGGCTCGTACCCTCAAGGCTCTCGACTTCTTGGTGGACTACCGGGTGGGCTCCGGGATACGCATCTCGCCGCACTTCTACAACACGTTTGAAGAGCTGGACCGCCTGATCGCGGAGGTGGTTCGCATCGTGAAGACGAAGGACTACGACATGACCGCGCCGTTCACGTCTTTGGTGACCTGA
- a CDS encoding SDR family oxidoreductase, with amino-acid sequence MSDIQGQVALITGASRGIGEALARAFRGAGMRLVLSARGSEALQTLAHELDPGGREVLAVPGNVGDSAYCERLIAEAERAFGAIDVLVNNAGLAIGGKIAETRLEDVELMVRVNFLGAYYCTRFALPGMIARRRGHVVMMDSVAGIKYTPGASIYSATKFALRALAEALRNEVQSYNVKVTAIYPGVTLTTYFDPSNPKALPPPMPLEAMLTSEDVAAATLSVLGLPDRVSVNTVILRPTIQER; translated from the coding sequence GTGAGTGACATTCAGGGCCAGGTCGCGCTCATCACCGGCGCGAGCCGTGGGATAGGCGAGGCGCTCGCCCGGGCCTTCCGCGGGGCGGGGATGCGGCTCGTCCTCTCGGCTCGTGGTTCAGAGGCCCTGCAAACGCTGGCCCACGAGCTGGACCCCGGCGGGCGTGAGGTCCTGGCCGTCCCCGGCAATGTCGGGGATAGCGCGTACTGTGAGCGCCTGATCGCGGAGGCCGAGCGCGCCTTCGGAGCCATCGACGTCCTCGTCAACAACGCTGGCTTGGCAATCGGCGGGAAGATCGCGGAGACGCGGCTCGAGGATGTGGAGCTGATGGTAAGGGTGAACTTTCTCGGCGCCTACTACTGCACGCGCTTTGCGCTTCCGGGGATGATCGCGCGCCGCCGGGGGCACGTGGTGATGATGGACTCGGTGGCGGGTATCAAGTACACCCCCGGGGCATCGATCTACTCCGCCACCAAGTTCGCTCTGCGCGCACTTGCGGAGGCCTTGCGCAACGAGGTCCAGTCCTACAACGTCAAAGTCACGGCGATCTATCCAGGCGTAACCCTAACGACCTACTTCGACCCGAGCAATCCAAAAGCCCTGCCGCCCCCTATGCCGCTCGAAGCCATGCTCACCTCCGAGGACGTGGCCGCGGCCACCCTCTCGGTTCTCGGGCTGCCCGATCGAGTATCGGTCAACACGGTCATCCTCAGGCCGACCATCCAGGAGCGCTAA
- a CDS encoding amidohydrolase family protein has translation MACPIRVKDLFLGSLAGGLLLSGVALYGQGVGAKVGGPRVAGHDLAIRNVEILTVSGARISHGTIILRGERIAALGTSVAVPSGAEVVDGSGLTACPGFFDAFSGLGLTEIANVPASNDSQETADPITPQLRASDSYFLDSELLPVVRAAGILTVLSAPGPGAVIAGQAALMRTAGGTVEEAGLQDVAGLLVNLGEPPKRAFGERGKAPQTRMGIAALLRQTLMQGREYAAKRAADAKVPVDSRLEPVAAALAGRARVLVRAHRRDDILTALRFADEFGLKLVLVGGSDAPRLAGELAKRAVPVILWIDQQPDTPETAGASYDAAAVLQRAGVRVAFGSNETTLSRQLVANVGLAVAYGLPYDEALKALTLSAAQIFGVDDRLGSLEVGKEATLFLSRGDPLQVTSRVVSVFVRGARYEPRSYQTSLCEQYIAPKKGTISCLPK, from the coding sequence ATGGCTTGCCCGATACGAGTGAAGGATCTCTTCCTGGGGAGCCTTGCCGGAGGCTTGCTCCTCTCCGGGGTCGCGCTCTACGGCCAAGGCGTCGGAGCGAAGGTCGGGGGCCCTCGAGTTGCCGGCCACGACCTCGCCATCCGCAACGTCGAGATCCTGACCGTCTCCGGCGCTCGGATCTCCCATGGAACCATCATCTTGAGGGGGGAGCGCATCGCGGCGCTAGGCACCTCGGTCGCCGTGCCCAGCGGAGCGGAGGTAGTAGACGGCAGTGGCCTGACGGCGTGCCCAGGCTTCTTCGACGCCTTTAGCGGTCTCGGCTTGACCGAGATCGCGAACGTGCCCGCGTCAAACGACAGCCAGGAAACGGCAGACCCGATCACCCCGCAGCTGCGGGCCAGCGACAGCTACTTCCTCGACTCGGAGCTGCTTCCAGTCGTGAGGGCGGCTGGGATCCTCACGGTCCTCTCGGCCCCGGGGCCAGGGGCGGTCATCGCGGGGCAGGCCGCGCTCATGCGCACCGCGGGGGGCACCGTCGAAGAGGCGGGCTTGCAAGACGTGGCGGGCCTGCTCGTCAACCTCGGGGAACCGCCCAAGCGTGCTTTCGGAGAGCGGGGCAAGGCGCCTCAGACGCGGATGGGTATTGCGGCGCTCCTCCGGCAAACGCTCATGCAGGGCCGGGAATACGCGGCCAAGCGGGCGGCGGACGCCAAGGTGCCGGTCGACTCTCGCCTCGAACCCGTGGCCGCCGCTCTGGCCGGCCGGGCGCGCGTGCTGGTGCGGGCTCATCGCCGGGATGATATCCTCACCGCCCTCCGCTTCGCCGACGAGTTTGGTCTCAAGCTCGTTCTTGTAGGCGGCAGCGATGCCCCCCGCCTGGCCGGTGAGCTGGCCAAGCGCGCCGTCCCGGTCATTCTCTGGATCGACCAGCAGCCTGATACTCCGGAGACGGCGGGAGCCAGCTACGACGCCGCGGCCGTGCTGCAGCGCGCGGGGGTTCGAGTGGCCTTCGGATCGAACGAGACCACTCTCTCGCGGCAGCTCGTCGCAAATGTCGGTCTTGCCGTGGCCTATGGTCTGCCTTACGATGAGGCGTTGAAAGCCCTGACACTCTCCGCCGCCCAGATCTTCGGGGTGGATGACCGGCTGGGCAGCCTCGAAGTGGGCAAGGAAGCCACACTATTCCTTAGCCGGGGCGACCCCCTTCAGGTCACGTCTCGGGTAGTGTCGGTGTTCGTGCGAGGGGCACGCTACGAACCACGAAGCTACCAGACGTCGCTCTGCGAGCAGTACATCGCGCCGAAGAAGGGAACGATCTCATGTCTGCCCAAGTGA
- a CDS encoding aldo/keto reductase, producing the protein MSAQVNDRRRFLTGALSALTAGLVARPSRVASGEAETPPRIGREHYVTLGRTGMSVSPVAAGLSLKASDLVAAADAGINYFDTAEKYLNLEHNRMVGQALKGRERKTIFVSAKFQDGLQKELTASTDEIVIRVNQCLERLGTDYIDCMLIHNVQNPDALDNPKWLAAYERLKTDGKVRCLGASTHDPKLSDIVARIVQSNRYDLMLLAYNPTTDGDLYGSRGWPAIPRLLEEAGRKQIAVSTMKVMIGAVAAGAAKGVGPDGIDPNDIKARSKYLDARIAATRWVLSNPNVHVVQFTMTGPETVAAAVTAATTRFTATDKVVATAYHHATRGQGCPVPCPAPCLDACPAEVAIPDVLRHRMYYEHFGLQKQAMLEYGALPPAQQARVCLDCPSQACVQACPEGRPVKDLTRGTHALLTLA; encoded by the coding sequence ATGTCTGCCCAAGTGAACGATCGCCGCCGATTCTTGACCGGGGCCCTGTCCGCACTGACCGCGGGGCTCGTGGCCCGGCCCTCACGCGTGGCGAGCGGCGAGGCGGAGACCCCGCCTCGCATCGGCAGAGAGCACTACGTGACCCTTGGCCGCACGGGCATGAGCGTCTCGCCCGTGGCCGCGGGGCTGAGCCTGAAGGCGAGCGACCTGGTCGCCGCCGCTGACGCTGGGATCAACTACTTCGACACCGCCGAGAAGTACTTGAACCTCGAGCACAACCGAATGGTGGGTCAAGCTCTCAAGGGGCGCGAGCGGAAGACCATCTTTGTCTCCGCGAAATTCCAGGACGGCCTTCAGAAGGAGCTGACCGCCAGCACCGACGAGATCGTAATCCGCGTCAACCAGTGCCTGGAACGCCTCGGGACGGACTACATCGACTGCATGCTGATCCACAACGTGCAGAACCCCGATGCCCTGGACAACCCGAAATGGCTCGCCGCCTACGAGCGCCTGAAGACCGACGGCAAAGTGCGTTGTCTCGGCGCCTCGACCCACGACCCCAAGCTCTCGGACATTGTTGCTCGCATCGTGCAGTCGAACCGCTATGACTTGATGCTGCTCGCCTACAACCCGACGACCGACGGGGACCTGTACGGCTCGCGCGGATGGCCGGCGATCCCGCGACTCCTCGAGGAGGCAGGCCGCAAGCAAATCGCGGTCTCCACCATGAAGGTCATGATCGGAGCGGTGGCGGCGGGCGCCGCCAAGGGCGTGGGACCGGACGGCATCGACCCGAACGACATCAAGGCCCGCAGCAAGTACCTCGACGCCCGAATCGCCGCCACGCGTTGGGTGCTCAGTAACCCGAACGTGCACGTCGTGCAGTTCACGATGACGGGACCGGAGACGGTGGCCGCGGCGGTGACGGCAGCCACGACCCGCTTCACGGCGACGGACAAAGTGGTCGCTACGGCCTACCATCACGCGACCCGCGGCCAAGGCTGTCCGGTGCCATGCCCGGCCCCCTGCCTTGACGCCTGTCCGGCCGAGGTCGCGATCCCGGACGTGCTGCGGCACCGGATGTACTACGAGCACTTCGGCCTGCAGAAGCAGGCCATGCTTGAGTACGGCGCGCTGCCCCCGGCCCAGCAGGCCCGCGTCTGCCTCGACTGCCCGAGCCAGGCCTGCGTCCAGGCGTGCCCGGAAGGCCGACCCGTGAAGGATCTGACGCGGGGGACGCACGCCCTGCTCACGCTGGCTTAG
- a CDS encoding MFS transporter — protein sequence MNEPAGRIFTKNFVVLSAYGMLALGLSLMLVTGLPLYLKGQGWEPQRLGATLGAYFLTSMMVRPFVGREADRRGRKAILVVGAILMLLPCPFYLFPTTGVVLALRIVQGVGWAMATTATAAMASEIVPPGRIGAGMGIFGILNGLGFTFGPALGAYLLNIGGGKAFLGAAAALASAVLVCGLVIDAPPSRGGSGLTWGDSATLARRLGRPLLVTLAVSFGYGAVQTFLPLYARASGVANPGVFFTIFSVMSFGSRPAMGKLSDTWGRKPTAALLMLVIAATFALLSYSASLSFLVTAGASYGIGHGAIYTVLMALLADLTRPQDRGLAYGIFGTAIDLGISCGNFATGALVQPIGYGGAFLLAAAVVVASLPVLLGHRPAPMVSPSPETVK from the coding sequence ATGAACGAGCCCGCCGGCCGCATCTTCACGAAGAACTTCGTCGTTCTGAGCGCGTACGGGATGCTCGCCCTCGGGCTGTCCCTCATGCTCGTCACCGGCCTGCCCCTCTACCTCAAGGGTCAGGGCTGGGAGCCGCAGCGCCTGGGCGCAACCCTCGGTGCGTACTTCCTCACGAGCATGATGGTGCGGCCGTTCGTCGGACGCGAGGCCGACCGCCGCGGTCGCAAGGCCATCCTCGTGGTGGGCGCGATCCTCATGCTGCTGCCGTGTCCCTTCTACCTGTTTCCGACTACGGGAGTGGTGCTGGCCCTACGGATCGTCCAGGGCGTGGGCTGGGCGATGGCCACCACGGCCACTGCGGCCATGGCGTCCGAGATCGTCCCACCTGGCCGTATAGGGGCCGGGATGGGCATCTTCGGGATCCTGAACGGCTTGGGCTTCACGTTCGGCCCCGCCCTGGGAGCCTATCTTCTGAACATTGGCGGGGGCAAGGCGTTCCTCGGTGCGGCGGCGGCGCTGGCGTCCGCGGTTCTCGTCTGCGGCTTGGTCATAGACGCCCCGCCGTCGCGAGGGGGCTCAGGGCTCACGTGGGGAGACTCGGCAACGCTTGCCCGAAGGCTGGGCCGTCCCCTGCTCGTGACCCTCGCCGTGAGCTTCGGGTACGGCGCCGTCCAGACATTCCTGCCCCTCTACGCCCGGGCGTCGGGGGTCGCCAATCCGGGAGTCTTCTTCACGATCTTCTCGGTAATGTCCTTCGGGAGTCGTCCCGCCATGGGGAAGCTGTCGGACACCTGGGGCCGCAAGCCGACGGCGGCCCTCTTGATGCTCGTGATCGCGGCGACGTTCGCGCTCCTCAGCTACTCGGCGAGCCTGTCGTTCCTGGTGACGGCGGGCGCGTCCTACGGAATCGGTCACGGCGCCATCTACACGGTGCTGATGGCCCTTTTGGCCGATCTGACGCGTCCGCAGGACCGGGGCCTCGCATACGGCATCTTCGGAACCGCCATCGACCTCGGCATCAGCTGCGGCAACTTCGCCACCGGCGCTCTTGTCCAGCCCATCGGCTACGGGGGGGCGTTCCTTCTCGCGGCCGCGGTGGTCGTGGCTTCGCTGCCCGTGCTGCTGGGGCATAGACCAGCCCCGATGGTTAGTCCCAGCCCGGAGACAGTCAAGTGA